From Pagrus major chromosome 18, Pma_NU_1.0, a single genomic window includes:
- the bbs12 gene encoding Bardet-Biedl syndrome 12 protein — protein MPGTTIINHRQHVGLQKLSALAGITHSSLGPNKKYKFIQDDTGGDSTLVCSCFRIFESLDLTCAVGQLVHETIQAHQKVYHTGSGCVLFLAGAWSHAALECLQRGISVAQIILAMSEGMDICLDVCKKSSVLTEGLDVEQSESCTATSARLGLQMSKKHIREASQTSCHLQGTETNGQKTLNGSGQRKIKLSRHFYEVKSENVSTVLQPHQPKHPDIAHIAEGLSHGCVDAMNLVVEASRIQTKNNQHDVSCSTFDVNKVATCVLPGLSEEHSCVIPGCIVPLSAEQASVAHHLKEQHLKVALINGDLSDSYRHLGFNWPTGVQRVSAPSDLSSSSKEEWMEKVVTLLLKLEVNLILISGLASEKLILRCCRYRILVVEKVMASVLKAFADATGAVPVTYATQLNKHCVGIEVTVAIWRDLSSHERRPSTTVNISTGGNSDLVTVILTSCVHDKLQALEDEFWACAYRLHHALRDKAVLPGAGVTEMLCIHHLQEQAVHHVRHYRERNGDSAQQTKAGTTANPYSGVVLHLMADGLIDYISTVLVNTGRISKVRARTAVSQQLQDYKESVGIAAKFSQLFLEGEQDGSAVSSSMKSSEAPAVKIYDNLSVKQEAWRKALDLVFLVLQADAEIITGIDQKTDGEQGNLMLL, from the coding sequence ATGCCAGGAACTACGATTATTAACCATCGACAACATGTTGGACTGCAGAAACTCTCAGCGCTGGCAGGAATCACACATTCCTCTTTGGGCCCcaataaaaagtacaagtttATCCAAGACGACACGGGTGGGGATTCAACTCTTGTGTGCTCGTGCTTTCGCATCTTTGAGAGCCTGGACCTGACCTGCGCGGTGGGTCAGCTGGTTCACGAGACTATTCAAGCCCACCAGAAGGTCTATCATACAGGGTCGGGATGCGTGCTGTTTCTCGCTGGAGCGTGGAGCCACGCTGCTCTGGAGTGCCTTCAGAGAGGAATTTCAGTAGCACAGATCATCCTGGCTATGTCTGAGGGGATGGATATATGCTTGGATGtttgcaagaaaagcagtgtCTTAACAGAGGGTCTTGATGTTGAGCAATCCGAGAGCTGCACTGCGACATCTGCTCGTTTAGGACTTCAAATGTCTAAGAAACACATTCGGGAGGCTTCACAGACATCGTGCCACCTGCAAGGGACAGAAACAAATGGTCAGAAGACTCTAAACGGCAgtggacaaaggaaaataaagctCAGCAGACATTTTTATGAGGTGAAGTCTGAAAATGTCTCCACAGTACTGCAACCTCATCAGCCTAAGCATCCTGACATTGCACACATTGCTGAGGGATTGAGTCATGGTTGTGTTGATGCAATGAATTTAGTAGTTGAAGCCAGCCGaatacagacaaaaaataatcagcatGATGTCAGCTGTTCCACATTTGATGTCAATAAAGTGGCAACTTGTGTGCTACCTGGTTTATCAGAGGAGCATTCCTGTGTTATACCAGGCTGCATTGTTCCTTTATCTGCTGAACAGGCTTCAGTTGCACATCACTTAAAAGAACAGCACTTGAAGGTTGCTTTAATTAATGGAGATTTATCAGATAGCTACCGCCATCTTGGCTTTAATTGGCCAACAGGTGTACAGCGTGTGAGTGCCCCGTCAGATTTGTCAAGTTCAAGCAAAGAAGAGTGGATGGAAAAGGTTGTGACACTTCTGTTGAAGCTGGAAGTGAATCTGATACTAATCAGTGGGCTTGCTAGTGAGAAATTGATTCTACGCTGTTGTAGATATCGCATACTTGTGGTGGAAAAGGTGATGGCTTCAGTCCTGAAGGCATTTGCTGATGCAACAGGAGCTGTTCCAGTGACATATGCAACACAGTTGAATAAGCACTGTGTTGGAATTGAGGTGACGGTTGCGATATGGAGGGACCTCAGCAGCCATGAGAGGAGGCCCTCAACAACTGTGAATATTTCCACTGGTGGGAACAGCGACTTGGTCACGGTGATCCTCACAAGCTGTGTACATGACAAGCTGCAGGCACTGGAGGACGAGTTTTGGGCATGTGCTTATCGTTTACACCACGCACTGAGAGATAAAGCCGTCCTGCCTGGTGCTGGAGTGACAGAAATGCTTTGTATTCATCACCTTCAAGAGCAAGCAGTGCACCATGTCAGGCATTACAGAGAAAGGAATGGGGACTCTGCCCAGCAAACCAAAGCAGGAACCACAGCTAATCCTTACAGCGGTGTAGTGTTGCACCTCATGGCAGATGGCTTAATAGATTACATATCCACTGTACTGGTTAACACGGGAAGAATTTCAAAAGTCAGAGCCAGGACTGCTGTGAGCCAACAACTGCAGGACTATAAGGAAAGTGTAGGCATCGCTGCAAAGTTCTCACAGCTTTTCTTGGAAGGTGAACAAGATGGAAGTGCAGTTTCTTCCAGCATGAAGTCCAGTGAAGCACCAGCAGTAAAGATTTATGACAATCTGAGTGTAAAGCAAGAAGCATGGAGAAAAGCCTTAGATCTGGTTTTTCTGGTGTTACAGGCTGACGCTGAGATCATCACAGGCATTGACCAAAAAACTGATGGTGAACAGGGAAATCTGATGCTGTTATGA
- the cetn4 gene encoding uncharacterized protein cetn4: MASNYRKPASSASQRKKAGPKIELTEEQKQEIKEAFDLFDTDGTGTLDVKELKVAMRALGFEPKKEEIKKMIADIDKEGSGTIDFSDFLSMMTLKMSEKDSKEEIMKAFRLFDDDCTGKISFKNLKRVAKELGENLTDEELQEMIDEADRDGDGEVNEQEFLRIMKKTNLY, encoded by the exons ATG GCTTCAAATTACCGCAAACCAGCATCTTCGGCTAGCCAAAGGAAAAAGGCAGGTCCCAAAATCGAACTGACTGAGGAGCAAAAGCAAGAAATAAAGGAGGCTTTTGATCTCTTTGACACAGATGGAACAGGAACACTAGACGTCAAGGAGCTCAAG GTTGCCATGAGAGCTCTTGGGTTCGAGCCAAAGAAAGAGGAAATCAAGAAAATGATTGCAGACATTGATAAAGAGGGCTCTGGAACAATTGACTTCAGTGACTTTCTCAGTATGATGACACTAAAAATG AGTGAAAAGGACTCCAAAGAAGAAATAATGAAGGCTTTCAGGCTGTTCGATGATGACTGCACAGGAAAAATCTCATTCAAAAATCTCAAGAGAGTTGCTAAGGAGCTGGGTGAAAACCTCACTGACGAAGAATTACAG GAAATGATTGACGAGGCAGACCGAGACGGAGATGGTGAGGTCAATGAGCAGGAGTTCTTGAGGATAATGAAGAAGACCAATCTTTACTGA